Part of the Passer domesticus isolate bPasDom1 chromosome 8, bPasDom1.hap1, whole genome shotgun sequence genome is shown below.
TGCCAGCCTCTATGCACAGTTCTCTGGGCTGTTTCCATCTTCACCAGCACCTCAACCTGGATCAACACCTGCTCACTCTCTGTAACATGGAAAGAGAGTATTTCCTGTGGATTCTATTGCAGGAAGAGGAAGTTTTGCAAAACTGTGCTCTCATCTTTGCCCTTCATTTTTCCAGGCTCTCATAACTAGCCAGGCAGCTGGTACTGTAGCTGTGGGGCCAAATTATGCAAAGAACATTGAAGGAGACTATATAAAATGGTAtagcagccagagcagaggtgtATGTATAGTGTATATTTGtgtaaaaatttaatttttgttggAATAACTTATCCAATCTAAACTAAACAAATAAGATGCACACCCAAACAGCATCTAAACGCTCTCTACTTTCAAGATGTCTGTATTTATACTTTACCTAGAGTTCCCTAGACTTCAGATTGAAAGACACCGAAATGtaagttttatttttcactcctttttccttcttactTATATTCATAATGATGGAAATAAGTTGAAATTTAAGTTATATCTCTGCATAGAAAAAGCCTAGAGAAATTGATTATAAATGTGCTGTTCATTGCAATGAAAATCATGTGCAATGGCCATGAAAGTATTGATATTCTGCACCTGTTGAGGATTCACTGACCTAAGTATTTTGAGAACTATTAAAGTGTAATTGTGAAATAAGAAATTTGTAGCATGCCAAAAGACATGCTTAAAACCTAGAATATTTTTGTCTAAAACTGTATTACCATTGCTTACTTTGGGCACGAAGCATTCTCTGCCAGCGCTGGTCAAGTGGTCTGGTAGCTGCTGCCAAAAGAAGCAGTGAAGAGGTACTTTTCTTCTCAGTCTCTCATCAGATCTCTCACATGAGATCTCTAACTCCAGGAACAATGCAATTATAACCAACTCCCTGCACAAACTTTGTTGCACTCGAATCAGGAGTCCACAAACTTACCCCAAATAGCTTTACCACACACAGTGGTCAATTCCACCAATAAATTTATTTGCAGATCCCAACCACAAATTGTATTGCCTCACAGTTTGCGAACCAGCACTGTCAGTAACCATTTCATGTTTCAGTAGTGCTTGGTGTCCCTGTGCACCACTGGCTGTCAGGGCATTAGTCACAGTACAGTCACACAGTTGTCAACTCTCGCTCCTGACAGCTcagagccaggcagagctgtgggaaaagggaagtgCTGCCCCACCCCTTTTATAGAGAGGGGACTGAAGTCTAAGGACACGTGACAACAATAACAGCACTGCAAAGAGCAGTAATGTTACCTAGTTCAGTCTTGAGGCTCAAGGACCAGACTTCATCAAGGTTCTTCTTCCTATCCTTCCATCACCACTGTGCAAGGCTCATGTACCCAGACCACATGAAGCTACAGCTGTAGTAGCCTTTTCACAGACACCCATGTGCTTTTTGGAAAAAGAGAATTTAGCTTATGCATCTCAAATCCTTCActaatatttatctttttacAGTCAGATTAGAACTTAAAATGTCAGTTCTCTTTTGAGTCACCCATTGATTTTCCAGAGAGGAGAAACACACATAGGAAGaaggtttttttaatgataGTTAACATCCATAATACAAACAATAAGTTAAacacagtaaaaataatttaaataaagctTGAGGTTCCAGCCCTCATACAAATAATTCAAATCTACAAAACAAAgacaagtttaaaaataaactcagAGAAgtcttggaggaaaaaaaaaatcacttccatATAATATCAGTTAAATGAATGGAAATAAATTTCTGACTTTTGATGCCTGCAGCATTCGACAAATGCCAAGTCCTTAAATCTTCTCCAGGGTGTATAGGTAGATGTAGAGGTTGCATAATCAGACTTTCCAGGGGACACAGACACCTTCACACTTAACCTGGAAGTCCAGCAAGTTTCCAATTTGCCTTCTTGCAGCACAATTCTTAAGTAAAATACATTAAGTGTTTGTAATGCTGATTCAGCTACTACTTTTCCCCCAGCATTTTGATGACAAGTCTGATCACTCTCTCAGTACTGGCCTTAACAGGCTAGGTTTGAGGGACTTGAGACTAAGTATTATTCAGTACAAGGAGGGGAGATTTTAGACTCAGGTCATGTATAAAATGAATGCTTGAGTTAAGTAAGTTGAAACTGTATCAATATTTCCAGAACAAATGCTGGTTCATAAATGAAGTAGACAGCTAACTTGCTATGCATAGTATCATGCATGGGAATACTCAtttaaatgttaaatattttagCTTCCCACTGAGTGGTTTCCAGGTAATTCAGAGTAGTAAGATAATGTATCAATCCTCTCCTCTGCCTCATGCCTCAGGAACACTGATGTGACTGCCTGACCACACAAGCATTCAAAATGCAAGCCTCTTATGACTTTCAGGTCTTCACAGTCCTGGTGTCAGTATAGACaaaattttgttcatttcatGTCAAAAATAAGTCACTTTGGTTCAGGAAGAAAACGACTCTTGGCAGCTAACCCGTTCATGTTGAAGTCAATCCAGTTAAGGTATTGAGTAACTCTGGTGTAAACACCAggcttgttttcctttgcacaGCCATCTCCCCAGCTGACAATCCCATAAACCATCATCCTGCCATTGTGCTCACAGACCATGGGGCCACCGGAATCTCCCTGACAACAGAAAGGGAACACATTAGGTCATTTTCTGCAGATGGAGGCTGTGATTATTGTTTTTCTAGAGTTAAGTAAGCTAGTAAGGACCTATGAGCTAAAGCTTTGATCTTTGAGAACATTGCTTAGATGGAACAGAAGGTTTGGCATCTGCTGTGACTTGAACAGTCTCTTAAAGCTGAGGAGGTCTCTAGTTCCCCCTATCAGGATAGCAGGAGAAGAGTTACCTTGGAAAACCACCCTCCATCCCCACCCTAAATTTATAAGCACAGATATTAGACTAGTGATACATGGTCAAGGCCAACATGCCCTATTGTTCATCACAGAATCCCCGTTCATCACTGTCTCCCCTGTGCATAAGGTACTTTTATACTTGAGGATGCTTGTTCTTTTCAGTGGCTCCTATGGTCACTCTGCCCAGTAAGGTGCAGGGAAATAAATCTAGTTTTGAGGAacctgcaggagctcagtgtcccctgTAACCTACCCATGCAAAGCTATAGTTAATGTGCAAACAGAGATTAGAACAGTTGCTATACAGCTCTGATGGATACCTACTAGCTATTGCTTGAATTGattgaaaataaggaaaaacagTAGCTAAGACACTGCACTTCTTGCACCTCCAAAGGAAGACCTGGAGGGGGTAAAACCTAACTCTGGGTTCCATCTTTATTCCAGATATTTGGCCACATGACAGGTGAACTCCACTTGCCATAGTAATTTCTAGTTACATTAGAGACTCTTGTGACTAGTAGAATTACAAGACGCTGCAAACTGATCCATGTAGCAATGTACATGcatttgaaattatttagaaaataaaccaaaccaatTTTACCTTGCAGGCATCAATCTGCCATGCGGGATCCCCAGCACAGACCATGTTGTCAGTAACTCTAATATTGTCATAGTATTCATATTTGCATTTTCTCTGTGATATTAAGTTCACAGTGGCTGACATCAGTGTTTGAGCATAGAAGATGtcatctgcaaaaaaaaaaaaaaatccattattttCACCCtccaagaaacaaaaaagtagCAAGAAACCCCCCATAACACAATTTCTGCACTGAAATTAGCATAACCATTCCAATTCTCCATTTAGGTTCTTAATTCCACCTTATACAGTATTGGTTTGCTTTTACTGTTCATAAACGAgtttcaaagagaaaaacaaatgatctaaatacaaaatataaaGTTTAGGTTTTAGAGGGAAAGagtttaataattttttatggAAATTCTGCACAAATGGAATCCTTTGCTAATCCTCCcacataaaatttatttttttctgctcctcatCACATCAGGAACAATAAAAATTGTGGTTTATATCTCGCCTTAGTTTGTGTGGTTGATAAGAAAGAAGCATCAGATAGGAAATGCCATAGACAACTAGAGAAGATGATAACAAACATTATCTTCAAGAGATGAACATGGAATACATACAACAGAAGAGAATCCTTCTTTAATACTTCACAGATCATAATGTAAAAATCATCACATTCCCACCATTGTGGAAGACCAACTTTGAGAAGAGAAGCCATTTACTtacaaaaatctttttttccataGCCAGCTATTTCACAGTGTGTATTCTCTTTTAAGTAAAGGTTCCTCTCTGGCAAGCAGACTGTTCTGACATACTTGGATTCTACTGCACACTGGCCAGAAGTTGTCCTTATCCTTACCAAAGCTATGAACCAAGTCAGAAAAAATATAGTTAGATTTGTAAACTAAGTTTTTCCCCTCAAGTTCTGACAGTAGCAGTAGTTGGTACAGTTAATGGGAATAGCTGCAATTATATTTTGTTCTGGTTACACACAGCTCCCCTCATTGCTTTTGGAATGAGTCATTACTTAATAACAACATTAGTTTCCCAACACTAAAACTGACAAATGTTCTAACTTAAACTTGCTTCCTCAAAGGATCGGGGCTGATAACAAAAGAGTCTTCTGCAGGAGTATCTTTGGATGTTTTAAAAGATCAACTTTCTGGCTGGCTGTAGAGGGCAGTACCCACTACTCTGAATGGCTTACAAAGACATTATTGGATTTTCTttactccagcagcagcaggaatctGGAAGGGGTGGTAGAGTTCTAAATGTCAAGTGCAAGAATAAGAAGTCAGGTTTTTGCAACTTGAACAGACCAATCTCTGACATGGTTACTCTAGGAATAGGCTTGTGAAACCCAGACTTTTAAGAAAGTCTGAATTAATTCAGGATAACCTTCAGCTAATGAGGTGGTTCATATGGCATTCCCATGCTATATAATGAAACTTGCTATGcatgcatttttttattttttattatacataaattttttcatcttttactGAGCTTTAGATACATAGCAAAATGGCAGAAATGCAATGTGCCACCAGTGCTTATGGAAAAGCCATGTCTTCCACAGATCCAGAGACTGCTTGCCAGGTAATGCATCTGATATGCACCACAAtcaaaacttataaaaatgcaaaaactgTCAGCACAGGCCTAGTTTTCAGACGGTTCCCCTTCTTCCCATCTCTGGTTCTACTTCTTTTAAATGTATGCCACAACTGTGCAGCCTTCACCTATCCCAGTGTTTTAAAGGCTTATATTAAGACAACACTTACCAATATCATTCTCATTGCCACCTGTGTCATCTGTAAAGTCCGGGTGAGAGATGATATCATCAACCATGAATACTTGTTCCTTATCATCAGTAACATTCAGTATGGACTTTCCAAGGAAAACTTTGTAGACAGATTTGTTTATTGGTCTTTTTGACCTGAGTGAGAGATTGATGAAGACTACTGATTTCTGAAAGTAAGGTCAATAGCTGAAATCCAGTCCCAGTTCTGTTTCATATTTTAATGTTGATAAGAAAAAGTAAACTTCAGTCTACTTTGAAAGTTGATCCAATATTCTGAAGAAAAGCATCCTAATTTTCCATTTGAAGGGATTAAGATACATATTCTGACGTTTTGAAACATGCCTAACTAGCTGCTACTAATGAAAAGTGCTAGCCTTAAGAATCCCCTGCAGGATGCCAAAAGGATCAGCTTTCCATAGGAAAGTCAACAAAATAGCCATAGATGTATTACACAGATCATCATCATCAGTACAATTATTAACTTGGGGAAGGGCTGAGGTAAAAATGAAATCCTGGCACCAATATACACTGAATTGTTTAAATTGTATCCCACACAACTGTCCACATCTTGCTAGTTCATTCTGCTGGATGTGGGCTCCCAGAGGCTTACTGTTTcctttgctgctcttgttttgTTCAATCAAAGGAACATTCTTATTGTGGTGCACTCCATAGGATTGCTCAGGGAGTATCACACCAAGAAATCAGTTGAAGAAAGGGTGAAATAAGAAGCCCATGGAATTGGAAACTTACGGAGTTTGGAAACAGTGTGCTGCTGTGAGCACCCAGCAAGGGTCGATGAGGCTGCCACCGCACAGGAAGTGGTCCATGCCCCTTATGGTTTGGAAGATGCCTGCTATCCAAGGCTGAGACTCAACCTCTGCCTGCTTTCCACCAACAATCTTGAAGTTCTTGCTGATGCTCCTTTGACCACATGTAGGccctgcaaaaagaaaaaaaattgtttatttggAGGAACACCTGAACTCCAAAGTCATGTTAttaaaattaaagtaaaaaaacaccaaaaccccaATTGTGTTGAAACTAATATTACTTACCACACTTCTCTATGTTGCAAAGTGTTTCTTGAATGGCAGGTCCCCTTTTGGTGTAACACCAGGGTCTGCTCCTTCCATTTGGGTTTCTAAAAGATAAAGAGTGTTCTTTTCATAAAGACAGTTTTAAAACTAAGTCATAGTATCTTAAAATTCCAACTGTTctggaaaaaatcaaaatattttgttgctAGATATTCCAGGGAAAATAATGCTTCAGAAAGTCACATTCCAAATATTTTTAGTCAATAATTCAGCTCTGTGGCACACCTCTGGAGCTGTGATAATAGAAGTTATCACAAGAAGAGTGATGCTTTCTTACCTGCAGTAGCTGTGTTTGCCCAGCCCAAGCTGCAAAGCATTCTCTGAATAAGCATGGTAACGACCCCTCCTGATTAGTGAGGGCGAGTTCCATGGCAGACATTTGTCTTCTGTTGCCATCCCTCTGTAGTCCTCCCCATTTTCAGTATAGCATGTGCTGTCAGTgtctgagaaaataaatattttattagcaGCATGCTcttgtttataatttttctgTGAGAGATATGGACAAATCCTTCtaatgaggaaaaaattcttGCATTACACTCATAACCAGATGCAAAATCCAGACTGACTAGATACTGTTATTAAATTTGTTCTGTATGGATTTTGAGTATCAAGTATCTTACAACTGAAAGCATGCATATTAATTCTTTAACAGTTTAAGTGAATTTCACAGTCTAATAAGTTTTTCTGCTTCTGACCATCCACAAACTAGTTCATttcttccaccccaaaccaaaaGTAAGGTTGAGGTAAGCAACCTTAGTGAGAAGGCAGGGACAAGGAAATTAGAGAGCCTGATTTTGCACCAGCATTTTCTTGCTTCTCCTCATTTAGTCTGTTAGCACAAACTGCTAAAGGCCATCCAGTCATATCTCTGGGTAATGTTTTCACTtggcatttcatttttttactaCCTTTTAGACCTTTCCAATCAATTTAGTTGGCATTAAGGAAGACAGATACTCTACCTAGTTCACAGTGAATCCCAGTGTATCCATCTGGACATATGCAATGACCAATTCCACTAAAGAGGTAATAGGTAATGCACGTTCCTCCATTAAAACAAGGGCATTCTGTAAGTAAAAAACATCACTAATTATAGGCAAAACATTTGAATGTAGAGGGGAAATGTAATTGAAAATTAAGTTTTAGTTGTTTCAGTATCATTAAGGGTTTTCTTCTTGTAAAAGTACAGGATAATAAGTTCTTTTTAGGTTCAAAAAGAACAGGCAGATGCTTACCCTTGTGTTCTGATCTGCGTTTATATAGCTTGTAGTATTTCCAGCTATAAAcctacaggaaaagaaaaaaaaaaagatgtttaaGGAGGCAGTTCCTTTTATGTGGTTTGATAATCTTTACTCTACTCTGTTCCCTACTGCACACCTtcaacagttttgttttttgcaTGTAGCTACCTGCTGAACCTGCTCTGTGGAATCTGGATACGAATGAGAAGTGAAGCTCTAatcaaacaaagcaaaatggggAATGATAACTAATCCCATGTCAtgcaaacaaaaaccaccaaaaataccctaaaaaaCTTCAGGATCAGAAAAGCCCCACTGGTCTGTGCCACTGCATCAGGTCAACATTGCAATTATTTATACCATAAGAACATGAGCAGCTCTTAATGGCCATTGACCCTAAAACAGGGAAAGAAACTTCACCCTCTCCACCAAGCAATGCAGCAAAGATGCAACATTCATCAATTGCCCCATCAGTTTGCTGACCTTGGTGCTTCACATTTGTGCCATGGAATGAAAGCCAGAAAATTTATTTAACAATGGATTCTTGTTCTGTCCTTCAAGGTTTTCCCTCTGCTTTGCAAACTGGGTATGCCTTTCTCCATGAAATAATATTAGGTTTTTGATTTACTTAAAACTTACAGACTCTAGTCCCGTGACAAGTGCACCCAAGGATACTGTGAGAAAGATGAGTAACTTCATGTTGCTAGTTAACTTCTCCCTTTGTTCTTCTTCTATCTGTATTATTtgattctgaaaataaaagaggaaTTTAGTGTCACGCTACAGCCTGCACTGCCAGCTTTCTTACTTCTGTTGTCTTCATTTGGTTTCATAATAAATTACAACACAACTGATGAAGAACTAAGCTTTTACTTGCAGCAAGATACCTGCTTCTTACTTACATATATTAAATTAGAGGCTATActttgaagctttttttttttgtacagacAACAATACAACCAGATTATTTTAGAGAGTGTAATTGAAGCAGGGAAAGAGAAATTTGAAAAATCCATACTCCATGTTTGCAGTATGGACTAAAAGTTAGAAATTGGCAGATAGATTTAGCTGCTGCCCAACTGTTTGTACCCGTTTCATTGACCGTTGCTACCTTCAAGGAAAGCACTAACCATGCAGCTTCAAGGTATGAAAGAGAAAGCTCTGTTTTTCAGTCTCTCTCTAGTTATCAGCTGCATATTGTTGCTGCTCAGCACTTAGGCAAACCTGGCCACCTGACTGAGCGCCTCTGACCACTGCCAGCTCTTGAAAGTCTGCTACTGAGTTGCCTCACTTATTTTCAGTATTAGAGGTTTACAACATATTCTGTCTTGACTTCTTATAGGCAGCTGGATCCTGTGGCCAAGCATATATAACAATCTTTCCAATAGCAAATAATTATCTTCTAATAACAGTGGGGGTACAATAAAGTCACATATGTCTTTTTCGCTTCTTAAATTGCAATGTAAGCCATGggagtatttttttaaagcattattaCTTTTAGAAAACTGTAGaacttgatttttaaaagattcCATGGGAACTTAACTATATTTACATTAGCAAAAAAAGCAATGTACAGAACTGAGCTGGTGCTGTAGACCTGCTCCACACTGTACCTGCTTGAAGTTTCCACATTGGACTAATTCCAGTTTGGTCCTGCAGACTCGATGTCTGCTGATATGTGGATTGCATCTTCTAGTTTCACTTTATTTGGAAGAAATGGAGTGCAAGTACTCTGTAGCTCATTACTGAACACTCCTAACACACATTAAGTTCACACACACAGTGGGTGTGGTAAAAAAATACAGGGTATAGAAAAGATCACTAGATTCATTTGGAAAACAGACACTATATAAATGAAAATGCTAATGCAGATGCAACCTTTGCTCATAAGCAGGTGTCATAATGCAAGAAAGCAAATCATGCCTCAGGTACTGGGCTGTGCATGCTTTTCAGATTCAGATGAAAGTTCAGCAGATATACTTCCCTTAAACATTATTATGACCATTTTTAGCAGCAATAGAAGTAATTTAATCTTTGCTACTATAATTAGTTTGCTAGGCCTAGCCTCCACACCACAAACAGCAGTACTGCTGATTCCTTCAAAAATTCTGACATACTGTGACAACCAGAACTGACCTTCCCCGCAGCTGCGATACTGCATCGCACTAGcttatttatttcttaaatttcaATGTAACTTTAAGAGCAATCGCTTCATCCCGATCGATTCAGACGCGGCACTGGTGCCTTTAGCCGCCGACTGGGTTCCAAAGACACGGCACTTACCTACGGGCGGCGGTGCCCGGTGGCGGTGCCGAGGTCGCGGCGCTGCGGCGGCTGCCGGGGCGCAGCGCGCTGCGGGCTCTATAaaggccgggccggggcggggccgctgccgctgctgcctgTGCCGGCCCCGCACCGCCCCACACCGCCCTCGGCGCTCCGCCGCGCTGCCGGCAGGCCTGCGGGGTGACTCAGGGGGGGAATTTTTTATGCTGCTCTTTAGTTTCGGGGAAGGGGAGTACGGTGAGGGCGAGTAAACAGCTTAGTACGGGGTAAGATTTGTGTAAGGGGCTCCTTGGCTTGCCCGCGGCCGTCAGCAATTCCTTAGGGACATTtataaaagcaaaggagagatGTGAGTGAGAGCTATGAAAGGAATGACTACAAACATGCCTGGAGACTTGACAATGATAACAGTGATAACATGAATGTATGTAAGCATTAGCAATAAACATAGAACGACTGTGAAACATGCCCGGAGATACAAGCAAATGTAGTGTATTATTCATATGGTGCTACCCATAATGAGAGAAGCACAAGTGATTTTTTAACTAATAGAGGATTAAACTCTTTCAGGTGTGGGTAAAACACAGCCCGCTGGGAGGGAGTATTGGGTCAGAATGTGCGCTTGAAGCACTGGGTGTGTTTTCAGAGAGCTGtcttcagctgcagcacaggacaTCGGGGCGAGTAGGGTGCAGTTCTCTTGCCAGCTGGAATCTGTTAGGACGCGAGGCTTACAGCAGGTGCTAAACTCATCTCATCTCCTCCAAATTACTTATGCTCCCTTGGCCCTGAGCAATCTTCTGCTCGTGAGAAAGTGGTCATAGTTTTCTTATAATTTCTGCCTCCCAACGAAGTATTCAAAGCAGTTCATTTCATGAGATGAGGATGGAGATTTGAAGTGACAGATGTCTAAGAATGCAGACCCACTAGACAATAGATAGTCTTTCTTGGCCCAGTTAAATGTGATTTTGTTCACATTATGCTGCAATGTTATAGCAATGCAGTGAATAACAGCAAACCAGTACATAATATTTGTGGGTGTATTCAGAGGGTTTAGCTTCAGGTAGTGCAGGTGACTAAGGTGAGGTAGGTCTCCACAGGCTGTGTAGCTGATGAAGAGCAGTTTCTTTAGAGGTCAGGGCAGAGAAGTAGTTGACCTGAAATTCCTTCaagagaaatgttttcataACTTGACAATTCAGAGCTTAAGGAAACTACCTTTCTATGTTTGCCATGTAACAACTGTTGTGACTATGGGTCAgctttcttcttctctccccaTTTTCTATCTGTGTCAAATCAGTGGTATAACCATACCTTTATTTAGGTACTGTCTGCTTAC
Proteins encoded:
- the PLAU gene encoding urokinase-type plasminogen activator — encoded protein: MKLLIFLTVSLGALVTGLESVYSWKYYKLYKRRSEHKECPCFNGGTCITYYLFSGIGHCICPDGYTGIHCELDTDSTCYTENGEDYRGMATEDKCLPWNSPSLIRRGRYHAYSENALQLGLGKHSYCRNPNGRSRPWCYTKRGPAIQETLCNIEKCGPTCGQRSISKNFKIVGGKQAEVESQPWIAGIFQTIRGMDHFLCGGSLIDPCWVLTAAHCFQTPSKRPINKSVYKVFLGKSILNVTDDKEQVFMVDDIISHPDFTDDTGGNENDIALVRIRTTSGQCAVESKYVRTVCLPERNLYLKENTHCEIAGYGKKDFYDIFYAQTLMSATVNLISQRKCKYEYYDNIRVTDNMVCAGDPAWQIDACKGDSGGPMVCEHNGRMMVYGIVSWGDGCAKENKPGVYTRVTQYLNWIDFNMNGLAAKSRFLPEPK